Genomic segment of Sebastes fasciatus isolate fSebFas1 chromosome 3, fSebFas1.pri, whole genome shotgun sequence:
GGAGGCCCCGGCCAGCACCATGCGCATGGCTGATGTCCtgacaaccaaaacaaagccATTTGTGTGAAGTGGAGGTCAGGGAAAGAAGAGATGATGCAGCCTCATTCACCATTTCCTTCCttaacacatatacacattGTATTTTTAGAGCTTCAGAAGAATATTATTCATGTTTGATCTATATATAAACATCCTGTCACTCTTTTGCAAAAGAAGAACGAGGCGGAAAGAGCAGAGAAGAGGTATCTCTGTTGATGGttgggctgtgtattggcaagaatctggtgatacgatacatatcatgacaCAGGGGTTATGATAATATATtgcgattagggctgtcaaagttaatgtgataataacatgttaaggcaaatttgttttaacggcacaaatttatttaacgcattaacacaatcgatattttggaggttgaagcgggctcagatttaaagcgaaagtgaaaatactgatatcatgtgaaactagaaaacctaaggaatccattagtaccaaccatgtagctcgtgaaggaggttaaataacgctccaaacctgcgctacattttggcgaggaaaaactggcatggccattttcataggggtcccttgacctctgacctccagatatgtgaatgaaaatgggttctatgggtacccacgagtctcccctttacagacatgcccactttatgataatcacatgcagtttggggcaagtcatagtcaagtcaacacactgacaaactgacagctgttgttgcctgttgggctgcagtttgtcatgttatgatttaagcatattttttatgctaaatgcagtacctgtgagggtttctggacaatatttgtcattgttttgtgttgttaattgatttccaataataaatatatacatacatttgcataaagcaatcatatttgcccactcccatgttgacaagagtattaaatacttgacaaatctccctttaaggtacattttgaacagataaagaaatgtgtgattaatttgtgattaatcgtggacaatcatgtgattaatcgcgatattttaatcgattgacatccctaattgcgatatattgcgatactgtaagtaaggcgatatattgcgatttctttaatctaatttttggaaaactgtcatagtataaagaacacaccgccatatgcataaaatctgagtaaaaaaagttcacttttttatgcaatcagaacagtgggatccacattttcattcatcacatccaacatcatagcactactttgagagggcataTAGACGGTGCATCTCTCTGCcaatgatatacagtattgactgagttaatctttgcatgtaaactattaattaaaaatctatagtgtttttgaaaatcgatacagtatcacaaaacataatattgcgatattctATGTTTTCGATATTCTCTTACACCCCTAGTCGATAGAGGGAACAAAGCAGGAAGCAAGACATGAAGGGGAATGAtatgaagaggaaaaagagggtGACACAGACAGAAAAGTCACAGCCTGGACAAAGACGTTGCCTGCATGTCCACCCCCACACCAGCGGCCCTTGCTGCCATGATTCGCTGAGGGAGAGAACAGCTGCTGGGCTACTGGGCGAGCTGTGAGACGGTCAAGGGGAGTGCTGTTTCACCAATCCccagggggagggagggaaggggggaggggggaagGTAAAGGCTTCAATGGGATTCATGCCATTTTCATtcaccctcccctcctcccctccagcTCCAGTAATGACATTACTGCTGAATACAGGAACAGCTGGATTGACCGCACAGATGCATGAGCATAAACTCAGTCCTTAATGCACTGCATGCACTGTTGGGTGTTTACGCGTCTGAATCAGATGAGATGTGTGTTGTGGCTACAGGGTTGTGTTGTCATTGTTGGCATGTGAAGGATGGTGGTTTTGTTACAgaggaactacgcccattttcaaaattcttacatgttattcctattgtctaagacagtccaaaaaatattattaaacattAACAACTTTCCCcgaaatccaaaaactagagtgctaaaactcaaacttgtgatgtcatagggtataaagtgtggagctgctccatagacaattaatggggagagatgttatagatgacactgagagcagccaggggaatgatctgagtatatgggaacattttctctttcacaactgacaaaactaaactacaatataataaagctcatctgggtataaaaaagaaaaccattctgtgggtccacaaaatcagtctcccattcattgtctatggagcagctccagactttataccgtatgacatcacaagtttgagttttagtgctctagtttttggatttggaaaagagttgttcatatttactaatattttttggactgtcttagaccataagaataacatgtatgaattttgaaaatgggcgtagttcccctttaacagcaCGTCCTCTTATCtcttaaatatgatgaaaacacCATTGTATCAACTGCTTCCTGAAGATAATACAGTGTATGAAAATGATCACAGATTATACATATTCAACTGTAATGAAATtgctgtaaaatatattgaataggcttcttttttttttcaagcgtAGAAGACAATTCCTCTAAAATGTTTTACCGGGAAGTGACTGATGAAACGCAGCAAGAAAATGAGGGAGCAAGAGAGATGCAAATGTTGGCCTTGTTTTCTTTGGTGATATGTAAATTGTTTTGGCTGTCCCAACCTTTTGTTTTTGCATAAATCATAGCTTTGCCTGATTGGAGATGCAGTAACATTGTAGGTTTATCTGCTCATAACAAGGTTTAAGACCAGAAATGTGCTTCAAAGcagaataaatacattatacaaATGCTCTAAtagaatatttgtcatttttgaaaGGCCGAGTTGATATTTTTTACATGATTCTAATAACACTGATAAACTCTTGTTACGGGCCAGTACATATAAAGTATTTGTCTGAAATGTggcattaaaggtacagtgcaTATTTGGCgaaatctagtggtgtggttgcagattgcaaccaccagagtacccctctgctcatgcctccttttccaagactaCCGTATCGTGAGCCGTCGAGTGCAAAACAGTGGTACTGTAATGCCTCGTGGCTcaagttaccgcagtttcacaagcgcgtcggagaactacggtggccttcacaTAACGTAAAACaaatggctctctctagagccagtgtttggtttgtctgttctggtagtagcagtagaaaCATAGAAGAGCAACATAGTGGACTctatgaagaggacctgcttcctatgtagatatgaagggctcattctaagctaatgaaaaacacaacaattcttagtttcaggtgattatacactaatgaaaacatacttattatattccatttaatAGATCCCCGAAAGGAAAACACATAGTTCCTTTAATGCGAATATGTAACTTTTGCCTCTGTGATTACAAGTGGCAGCTACAAGACAATAGTAAATGCTAAAAAGTCTGTAACAGTGGCATAAATATAGAGGATATCACAAATTTCTGAAAACTGACTCAGTAATGTTAGTTAAACAGCACTAtctagctagctaacattagctaacgttagccaccataagctactggtcataccagaccaagcaAGGCTGTAGCAGAACATAATGAgtgtattgaattgaattgtgttttatttttttatgaattcaacttttcatttgtaagacgataaatatattgtgttatttCTTCTATCAAAAGTGACACAAGGAGCTCGACGTGCATGGAGCTGTTTTCTTTGCTTATATTACCCATgttatcattttgttttgtgcCCTGGGGATATTTATGGTGGCCCCACACTtaagagcaacacaaacattcACTAGTGTTGTTGATCAATGAGAACTCTCCAGTGTGCTGTGATTATGCTTTACTACATTATACAGCAGCTCTACTTCTGCAGCCTAGACTTTACAGGCTTCAGATGTTTGCCAAGCTCTGTCCCTCAGAGAGCAGTGACACGTTGTTTTCGGTAATTCATGACATGTAGATAAAATAGTTGTGAcaacagtaaaaacaacaaacaggtTTTTGGGCGACACCCAGAAATAGACATCTTTTTTTAGTTAACTGATGTGAATTAGAGATATGTTGGCAATCGTATTATGCTCAAGTGTTGTACCATCAGtcaaactatatatatatactgtatacagtatatatgtgtgtgtgtgtgtgtgtgtgtgtgtgtgtgtgtgtgtgtatatgtatgtaatgtatgtatgtatatgtgtgcatatactgtatgtatacatgggtatatatattgtatattgtatatatatgcgtatgtgtatgtgcatatgtgcgtatatactgtatatgtgtatatgtgtgaatatgtgtgtatatatgtgtttatattatatcggatatataatttaatttatattcatttatatGTTCTGTGCATTGAAGTAAAATTCTAATTCAAATATATTTCTAACTAACTTTGATAAATTACTAGCTAATAGAAACAAAATGATTCCTGTGAAGTTAAAGAAGAGCCAATGCGAGCTTTTCTTTGTCCTTTTGAATTCTTCAGACCTTACTGTAATACACTGCCCATTCCCTTTTCTCCACGTCATGGGTGTGTCCCTTTACAAATCCATTTGCTGCTCCGTTGGCCTCTCCATTCAGATGGCCATTGTTTTCAACGTCCATTTGGTCCTTTCTCAGAGCCAGAGCTGGCTTACAGGTGTGCCAGTTCCATAAAACCTTATTCATATCATCCTGGGCCCTGATACCCAGAAGCTTGTCTTCGTCACTTCTCTTGTTATCCTCGTCTTCGTCGTCGCTTTCGTCCCTGCTGGAGCGATGGTGGTGGAAGCTGCGCATCTCCCCGCTGATGTTCTCAAAGTACTGGTGGATGCAAACCTTGGCGAAACTCTTGGCATGCTCCTTGCAGGTCTCGTCGAACATCTTGCGCTCAATGTCGATGTAATGAGACCAGTACTTGGTCTTGAGGAAGGCGGCTTGAGTGAAGCATGGTCGAATGGCTCGGATCAGGAAGGCCATGAAGGTCATCATGAGCAGAAACATCCATCCACATGCCTGTAAAATAGAGCCATTATTAGATGTGTCAGTGTGGCAGAATGACCTCCTTTCTGAGCACTCAAACATACAGTTTATGAAAAATATATAGACAACAGAGAGATGGACTTTGTGTTGTGTTGGTGTTCTTGCATATACTAAAGATAGTGGAAGTCAAATAGTCCAACACGTGATTGAAAAAGCATATCTAAGAGCTCCCTGCCAGTTTCATAACTCATTAACAGAATCTGTATATCAATAGACTTTTCAGAGACATGTTACTTTTAAGCCTGTATAATTGCCCTGCAGCTGATCAAAGACCTAAATAACAGTGTGGGTGTTTTTGGATGGATTGAAATAGGTCCCAGTTCCATGAATAATAAATTTAGAGGCTTATCTATCCCTCTAATAAGCGAACAGGAAAGCTTCAGTGAGCTCAAAGTGCAAGGCCGGGTGGGGAGATTTAAGTTAACTACAGTTTTTGAGGAATAAAGCAAGGAAATTGTATTTGCTTCGTCATCATATCGTGTGATGAAGTTCGAAAACTGCCTGCTGAAAGTGTCCCCAACTTTTGGCCACACTTactgtgtatttatatatatacatatacgtataaatatatatatatatatatatatatatatatatattgtctttACATTACCAATGCCCTTTTAATCAGAGCCTCCccactgaaaacacaaagatgaataaaaaaaatgcttctaTTGTGCTATTGTGAAAACCACAGTTATCatagattaaagctgcagttggtaactttgagcaaataggatatagtgacagttttataaaaatattttttttatcatgacagtagtgcatgagacatataatctgtgaaaaaatcatgttcctttgtctcctcctgtgctcctaatggcatttgcaaatTTTCATCACGCCtgaaccaaaacaaccaatcagagccgagcagtctctacagctgctgtcaatcactgctagCAAAACTCGCAAAACTGATCAgtcatgaatcaatattctgttactgtaatgcctatttctcacctaaaatgttttcagaaacatcttgtagtgtactgtttagctgtaaaatgagagttttatgacccggccgccatggaGAAAACAGTAGTAGCCACTTctattagatttatttttcacatttaagCCAGAATTCCCCCTATGTTATTCAAATGTTGCCATTTAACTGACATTTTGTCTTTAAAATTGTCAAAATTGTCTCCGGGTCTGTCTCTGTCAAAAGCATGCCAGCTAACAACCCCCGCAGTTTAAAACCATTCACAGAAAATCTGAGAAGAAAACCGGCAGGCTACCTGTGATATACACTTGATGTATCGTGATGTTGCCACTCTTATCTCCTGATGCTCAAATAGGTCTTTGCATGGAATCCTCGCCAGCAGTTTgatcctctccatctctgacaGCCCCGTCATCACACTGTAATTCCCAAACTTGTCAATATCCAAGTTGATGCTGAAAGCACAGAGGAAGCTCTTCCCGTCCATGAGAGTGACAGACACCCACACCATAGGTGCTATCAAGGATCTCTGTGTGATTGAGATAAACATGTAGCGAAGAATCGTTGGGTCCTTGATCCGTTTCCCTATGGGTCTCTTCCATTCCTCTGCGAGCACTGACACATTATTGTTCAATACAAAACCTAACAGAAAGAACCATATAGGTGGAATAATGAGCAGTCCGATCCCATAGGTGTAGTTGTATTCTGGCATACAGGGGCAGTTGAACTCAAAGGCAGAGTACATCTGGGCACTAGCGAGTGCCATGATACCACAGATCCCATTCATAAAAGATTCCTGGTTGGATTGGAGGAACTGGAACATCATACGAAACTTATCCATTTTGGGAGATGATGTGGTGGATCTTTAGTTCAGAAGATGGAATTAAATCTGTGAAAACAAGTGCAGGGAGTTTGAAATCAGTCAGTGAAAGAGTGGTAGAAAAGGCACCACAGttcttacgctaaattttggcgaggaaaaactggcatggccattttcaaaggggtcccttgacctctgacctcaagatatgtgaatgaaaatgggttctatgggtacccacgagtctcccctttacacacatgcccactttatgataatcacatgcatttatgttatgatttgagcacattttttatgcttctggtggtttctggacaatatttgtcattgttttgtgttgttaattgatttccaatattaaatatatacacacatttgcttaaagcaatcatatttgcccactcccatgttgataagagtattaaatacttgacaaatctccctttaaggtacattttgaacagataaaaaatgtgcaatgaatttgcaattaatcgcgattaaatattttaatcgattgacagccctaataataatacaaagtcAGGCATCCCATAGATATTGATCAGAAAGGAgcatcacaaacacactcttaCCTCTTTTCTTAAGAGTGGATGaacaaaaggaaaggaaagatcCAGGATAGGAAACAAAATCATATAGTGAAAATATAGTCCAGGGTAAATAACTTGATGTTCTTTGTACACTTATTGGACATCGTAGCTCTGACCGACTGAAAGGTGTTTCTCGACTCCTCTGGGGTGATGTTCAAAGCCGACCACATCATCTGCCATCACGCCCCTCCCTTCACAGGTGTTCAGTGTGATGTAACAAAAGATCCTCATTCAGCGCACATTTTCTCAAAAGTAAACCTGTTACAGCTCTCAGAAACACACTTCCAGACAG
This window contains:
- the calhm1b gene encoding calcium homeostasis modulator 1, producing the protein MDKFRMMFQFLQSNQESFMNGICGIMALASAQMYSAFEFNCPCMPEYNYTYGIGLLIIPPIWFFLLGFVLNNNVSVLAEEWKRPIGKRIKDPTILRYMFISITQRSLIAPMVWVSVTLMDGKSFLCAFSINLDIDKFGNYSVMTGLSEMERIKLLARIPCKDLFEHQEIRVATSRYIKCISQACGWMFLLMMTFMAFLIRAIRPCFTQAAFLKTKYWSHYIDIERKMFDETCKEHAKSFAKVCIHQYFENISGEMRSFHHHRSSRDESDDEDEDNKRSDEDKLLGIRAQDDMNKVLWNWHTCKPALALRKDQMDVENNGHLNGEANGAANGFVKGHTHDVEKREWAVYYSKV